The following proteins are encoded in a genomic region of Natronogracilivirga saccharolytica:
- the sppA gene encoding signal peptide peptidase SppA translates to MGFFKSFFASLLAIFVTLFLLFMIGLILIISSQRETEPYVRDGSVLEIKIGNTLPKRPPSDPFAMLFSDPSRQPVSLQGIERNLEKAAADDRIEGVWIKMNNIAAPWTNLIALRDHIQNFREESDKFVYISTDDIGFNEQAYFAATAADSIFSPPETFFEFDGFFIQAVFFKEMLDKIGVEAEIFRAGEYKSAVEPFFKTEFSEENREQLSSIVNNVADNFLEAVGERSGHTREELDAILNDQPIFTSSGAYEVNFIDKLLYPEEVEQRLENRVVELGHDELRTISFHRYNRVKRSTAGVAEPEGNDKVAVIHASGNIMPEFDSQSVFPGTEQNITVRNITENLDKALEDDDVKAIVLRITSPGGAGSTSDIIWNKIREAASEKPVITSFGPVAASGGYYIGMAADTIVASPQTITGSIGVFGVVMNMQELFNEKLGIHFDAVASHDNALWLTQDKPMSEGARRSFQAYIDDFYDVFLNRVAESRDMSIDDVRAAAAGRVWTGNEALENGLVDVLGEMNDAIAIAAEKAGIEEYSVETFPKPKTFMELFTGSAQAEIKSWFRPEIKELEYIDPVFHILKNDPRAVIARIPFDHKVH, encoded by the coding sequence ATGGGTTTCTTTAAATCTTTTTTCGCATCGCTGCTCGCGATATTTGTTACGCTTTTTCTGCTGTTCATGATCGGGTTGATTCTGATCATCTCATCTCAGAGAGAGACCGAACCCTATGTTCGGGACGGATCGGTACTTGAAATCAAGATCGGGAACACCCTTCCCAAAAGGCCGCCTTCGGATCCCTTCGCCATGCTGTTTTCCGACCCTTCCCGGCAACCTGTAAGTCTTCAGGGCATAGAAAGGAATCTGGAAAAAGCTGCTGCTGATGACCGTATTGAAGGCGTGTGGATCAAAATGAACAATATTGCAGCCCCCTGGACCAATCTGATTGCGCTGCGTGATCACATTCAAAACTTCCGGGAGGAATCGGATAAATTCGTTTATATCTCAACAGATGACATCGGATTCAATGAGCAGGCCTACTTTGCAGCAACCGCAGCCGACTCCATTTTTTCTCCCCCTGAGACCTTTTTCGAGTTTGACGGTTTCTTTATTCAGGCCGTTTTCTTCAAGGAGATGCTGGATAAAATCGGTGTTGAAGCGGAGATCTTCCGTGCCGGTGAGTATAAAAGTGCTGTAGAACCATTTTTCAAAACCGAATTTTCTGAGGAAAACCGGGAGCAGCTCTCCTCGATCGTAAACAATGTCGCCGATAACTTCCTTGAAGCCGTAGGTGAGCGGTCAGGACACACCCGTGAAGAACTGGATGCCATTCTCAATGATCAACCCATATTTACTTCATCCGGAGCATATGAAGTCAATTTCATAGACAAGCTGCTTTATCCGGAAGAAGTAGAACAGCGTCTGGAAAACAGAGTTGTGGAGCTTGGACATGACGAGCTGCGCACCATTTCTTTTCACCGATATAACCGTGTGAAACGTTCGACGGCCGGTGTTGCCGAGCCGGAAGGAAACGACAAGGTTGCGGTTATCCATGCCTCCGGCAATATCATGCCCGAATTTGACTCGCAATCCGTTTTTCCCGGAACAGAGCAAAACATCACAGTGAGAAATATCACCGAAAACCTGGACAAGGCGCTTGAAGATGACGATGTAAAAGCCATCGTTCTTCGCATTACCAGCCCGGGCGGTGCCGGATCCACATCCGACATCATCTGGAACAAAATCAGAGAAGCAGCTTCGGAAAAGCCGGTTATCACTTCGTTCGGCCCCGTTGCGGCAAGCGGTGGTTATTATATCGGGATGGCCGCTGACACCATTGTCGCCTCACCACAGACCATCACCGGCTCTATCGGAGTGTTTGGTGTTGTAATGAATATGCAGGAACTCTTCAACGAAAAACTCGGCATCCATTTTGACGCCGTCGCTTCGCATGACAATGCTCTCTGGCTCACACAGGACAAACCCATGAGTGAAGGAGCACGCCGCTCATTCCAGGCATATATCGATGATTTCTACGATGTGTTTCTCAACAGAGTGGCTGAAAGCCGTGACATGAGTATTGATGACGTCCGGGCCGCAGCCGCCGGACGGGTGTGGACCGGCAACGAAGCCCTTGAAAATGGCCTGGTGGATGTTCTTGGCGAAATGAACGATGCCATAGCCATTGCCGCTGAGAAAGCGGGAATTGAAGAGTACTCCGTAGAGACCTTCCCCAAACCAAAAACGTTCATGGAGCTGTTCACCGGATCGGCGCAGGCAGAAATCAAAAGCTGGTTCCGGCCAGAAATCAAAGAACTGGAGTATATTGATCCCGTTTTTCATATTTTGAAGAATGACCCTCGGGCTGTCATTGCCCGTATTCCCTTTGATCACAAAGTTCATTGA
- a CDS encoding M50 family metallopeptidase — MRLIFKRLDKFRTDLYSVLHGGLPGFGLSMGRLRITIDPLLPLVVILLAWILSDRYYPQIMFTQADWVYWTMGITSSVFLTISIFFHEFGHALAARQLKLPLERIHLYLFGGMAELKQRPMRPVEELVIALAGPLASIVFALLAWLLAEVTHPSNNEVFLVLQFVFYMNLLLCLFNLLPIFPLDGGRALRSVLWHFKRYFFKASILTFYISMTVIVLIMAAAGILLITEGASTAFWAGLLAAYLWYTAYAGRDELVYRPDFEDLIFRINHDPRPEAVIRQIHRMDSRYVPNAVIPVTRNGKLESVILGKELGSIPGPDDTLEDMHRPAERGYYVDLADEATYRYGVKLKAEFLPVLHQGDLIGMSDAHEIRFWLLQHKDSFLPTELQHSSSP; from the coding sequence ATGCGGCTCATATTTAAACGGCTGGATAAATTCAGGACGGACCTCTACTCCGTATTGCATGGCGGTCTTCCGGGTTTTGGACTGAGCATGGGCCGGTTGCGCATAACCATCGATCCGCTGCTCCCGCTGGTGGTGATCCTGCTTGCCTGGATTCTCAGTGACCGCTATTATCCGCAGATCATGTTTACCCAGGCTGACTGGGTGTACTGGACTATGGGGATTACCTCATCGGTTTTTCTTACGATATCCATTTTTTTCCATGAATTCGGACACGCGCTTGCCGCGCGGCAGTTGAAGCTGCCACTTGAACGCATTCATCTTTACCTGTTTGGCGGCATGGCCGAGCTCAAGCAGCGTCCGATGCGCCCGGTTGAGGAGCTGGTTATTGCGCTTGCCGGTCCACTGGCCTCTATTGTCTTTGCACTTCTCGCGTGGTTACTTGCAGAGGTAACGCATCCTTCCAATAACGAGGTTTTTCTCGTACTGCAGTTTGTTTTCTACATGAACCTGCTGCTGTGCCTGTTCAATCTGCTGCCCATTTTTCCTCTTGACGGCGGACGTGCACTTCGTTCAGTATTGTGGCATTTCAAGCGGTATTTTTTCAAAGCGTCCATCCTGACTTTTTATATCAGCATGACCGTAATTGTGCTCATTATGGCAGCGGCCGGCATTCTTCTGATCACCGAGGGTGCTTCAACGGCATTCTGGGCCGGACTGCTTGCCGCATATCTGTGGTATACGGCCTACGCGGGCCGGGACGAGCTTGTTTACAGGCCTGATTTCGAAGACCTGATATTCCGGATCAACCATGACCCGAGACCGGAAGCGGTGATACGGCAAATTCACCGGATGGATTCCCGGTATGTGCCCAATGCCGTGATACCGGTAACACGGAACGGCAAACTCGAGTCCGTAATCCTCGGAAAGGAACTCGGGTCGATTCCAGGTCCGGATGATACTCTGGAGGATATGCACCGGCCAGCCGAAAGAGGGTATTATGTGGATCTGGCCGATGAAGCAACATACCGGTATGGTGTCAAACTGAAGGCTGAGTTCCTTCCGGTACTGCATCAGGGCGACCTGATCGGCATGAGCGACGCCCATGAAATCCGCTTCTGGCTGCTTCAGCACAAAGACTCTTTTCTGCCTACTGAATTACAGCACTCTTCATCACCCTAA
- a CDS encoding phytoene desaturase family protein, with the protein MYDVIVIGSGHNGLTTACYLAKAGHKVCVIERRDTPGGAVCTEPMFLSDDAPDGYRIDVGSSAHFMIHQTPVIADLELENYGLEYIEMDPFMSYPVPDGGVIHFHRSVEKTMESISKISPRDAEAYRDFIDFWRRINKGVLSAFLVPPAPGSIFSEVLKGQIRNGSMFKKGEQIDGLRKILSSYGQVVNESFENESVKTALLWFAAQSGPPPDQSATADFAGWQAMLHESGGKRPKCGSGMLTQAMIRMLEAHGGELRTGEPVDRIMISGSGSTASAVGVKLASGEEVAAKRVISNAHVQTTMLKMVGPEHLSPSLFKRVGDINAGNGFGMVIRCAVEELPRYEACPDDPDIHNGLQLLVPSREYMDASIGDYLAGRPPENPSVLAMTFTKIDPTLAPSGKHLLYAWAQWHPYRLSGGQKWADIREREAEKIYDVVTRYAPNMKDKRIDWYIQSPEDIEQKHGLLKGNVMHVEMTFDQMFMFRPTPELSRYKTPVKNLYLSSASCHPGGGVFAAAGYNAAGVVLRDIRKEKKWF; encoded by the coding sequence ATGTATGATGTCATAGTTATCGGGTCGGGCCATAACGGCCTGACAACCGCCTGCTACCTTGCAAAAGCGGGACATAAGGTTTGCGTTATCGAAAGACGCGACACTCCGGGTGGTGCTGTCTGTACCGAACCCATGTTCCTGTCGGATGATGCGCCTGACGGATACCGGATTGATGTAGGTTCCTCGGCCCATTTTATGATCCACCAGACCCCGGTCATTGCCGACCTGGAACTGGAAAATTACGGGCTGGAGTATATCGAAATGGATCCGTTTATGTCTTATCCCGTGCCGGACGGGGGTGTCATTCATTTCCACCGCTCCGTTGAAAAAACCATGGAGTCCATATCCAAAATCTCACCGCGTGATGCCGAAGCCTATCGTGATTTTATCGATTTCTGGCGCCGGATAAACAAAGGCGTTCTGTCTGCGTTTCTGGTTCCGCCCGCACCCGGAAGCATCTTCAGCGAGGTTTTGAAAGGGCAGATACGTAACGGGTCCATGTTCAAAAAGGGCGAGCAGATTGACGGATTGCGGAAAATCCTGAGCAGCTATGGCCAGGTGGTCAATGAGAGCTTTGAAAATGAATCGGTGAAAACGGCTTTGCTGTGGTTTGCGGCACAGTCGGGTCCGCCGCCGGATCAGTCGGCAACCGCCGACTTTGCCGGTTGGCAGGCGATGCTGCACGAGAGCGGCGGGAAGCGTCCGAAATGCGGGAGCGGGATGCTTACGCAGGCAATGATCCGGATGCTGGAGGCGCACGGGGGCGAGCTGCGGACCGGCGAGCCGGTTGACCGGATTATGATCTCCGGAAGCGGCAGCACGGCAAGCGCCGTCGGTGTCAAACTCGCATCCGGCGAAGAAGTTGCCGCAAAAAGGGTGATTTCCAATGCGCACGTTCAGACTACCATGCTGAAGATGGTCGGGCCGGAGCATCTGTCCCCGTCCCTGTTCAAACGGGTTGGCGACATTAACGCAGGCAATGGCTTCGGAATGGTGATCCGCTGTGCTGTTGAAGAGCTCCCGCGTTACGAGGCGTGTCCGGATGACCCCGATATTCACAACGGGTTGCAGCTGCTCGTTCCGTCCCGCGAGTATATGGATGCCTCCATCGGGGATTATCTGGCCGGACGGCCGCCGGAAAACCCGTCGGTGCTGGCCATGACGTTCACAAAAATCGATCCGACACTGGCGCCATCCGGAAAACATCTGCTCTATGCATGGGCGCAGTGGCATCCCTACAGATTATCGGGGGGACAAAAGTGGGCCGATATCCGCGAACGGGAAGCGGAGAAGATCTATGACGTGGTAACACGGTATGCTCCCAACATGAAAGACAAGCGAATCGACTGGTACATTCAGTCCCCCGAAGATATCGAGCAGAAACACGGCTTGCTCAAAGGCAATGTGATGCATGTGGAGATGACGTTTGATCAAATGTTCATGTTTCGTCCGACACCCGAACTGAGCAGGTATAAAACACCGGTAAAAAATCTGTATCTTTCCAGCGCATCCTGTCATCCCGGGGGCGGCGTATTTGCAGCGGCCGGATACAATGCCGCCGGAGTGGTGCTCAGGGACATCCGAAAGGAAAAAAAATGGTTTTAA